CAGCGCGCGGAGTTGAGCCGGAGAGTGGAAACCTGGGCCTGAGCGCGAGAAACACTTAATTGAGCGGCAGTAGCACCCTAGCCTGTCATGTCCGAGCGACTGCAAGGGAAGACAGCACTGGTCACCGGTGGTTCCTCCGGCAACGGACGGGCCATCGCTCGGCGGTTCGCCGAGGAGGGTGCGCGCATCACCGTCGCCGACGTCCGCGAAGACCCGCGGATGGGCGGTGAACCGACACACGAACTCATCGAGAGCGAGGGTGGAGAGGCACAGTTCGTTCACTGCGACGTCAGTTCGGTCGAGGACCTCCACGCGGCGGTCGACGCCACCGTCGAGGCGTTCGGTTCGCTGGACGTAATGGTCAACAACGCCGGGGTCGAGCGTCAAAAGCCGCTGGGAGACGTCACGGAGGAGGACTACGAGTGGCTCATGGATATCAACCTCAAGGGCGTGTTCTTCGGGAGTCAGGCGGCCATCGGAGTGATGCGCGACCAAGACGACGGTGGCAGCATCATCAACATGTCCTCGATTGGCGGCATCCGCGGCTTGGAGAACTCCTCCCTCTACTGTACCTCGAAAGGCGGGGTGACGAACCTGACCCGAGAGTTGGCCGTCGAACACGGCGAGTACGACGTCCGCGTCAACGCCCTCAACCCGGGGTTCATCGAGACGGCGATGACGATGGAGGACGGCGACACGGCCGGCGGCATCCTCGATCAGACGCCGCTGGGGCGCGCAGGCCAACCCGAGGAGGTTGCGGACGCGGCGCTGTTTCTCGCGAGCGACGAGTCGTCTTTCGTCACGGGGCACAATCTCGTCATGGACGGCGGCTTCACTGCCTGAACCGGGCGGGGTGAGCACCTCTTAGTACTCCGTGCCCGCGGCGACTGTCGTCACGAGACGCCGTGTTCGTCCAGCGCTCCCGTGCCCTCTGACAATAGTTCCTCAGCGTCCTCGGTTGCCTTCTGGTACCAGCCTTCCAGTCGCCCTCGGCCGCCACGGTTGGGGTCGGTGATGGATTCGCTGTAATCGATGACGTGGACGAGCACGAACGCGTCGTCGTTGTAGGTCGAAAGGGCGTACTCGAACGCGCGCAGTCCCTGTAGTGAATCGTTTAGCGCGACTAGCGTGCGTCTCATACCGAACGGTACGCTACCGGGGAGCATGACGTCGCAAATCCAACAGGTGGGTGTAGAAGCAGAAGAAAAGAAACCCGGAAAGAGTCGCTCTACTTCACCACGTCGATCTTCTCGCGGTCGATCGACAGGGCGACCGCCGCGACGACCACGAGCCCCAGGATTATCTCTTGGACGAACGAGTCGATGCCGAGCAGGTTCATGCCGTTGTTGAGGACTGCGATGACGAGCACGCCCAAAATCGTTCGGTGAGGCCCACCGACGCCGCCGGTCAGCGCCGTCCCGCCCATGACGATGGCGGCGATGCTGGGCAGCAAGAGCCCGCTCCCGATGTTCGGAGAGGCCGACGAGATGCGCAGTGTCAGCAGGACGCCAGCAGTACCACAGAGCAGTCCCGACAGCACGAAGGGGTAGATCTTGTAGCGGTCGACCTTCGCGCCAGCCAACTCGACGACGCGCTCGTTCTCACCCAGCGCGAAGCAGTACCGGCCGAACTTCGTTCGGAAGGCCAAGACGATGGTGACCAGGTAGATGAGCAGCCCCCAGAGCACGAGGTTGGGGATGCCCAAGACGTCCCCGGTCGAGATGGTGCGAATGGCGGGGTTCCGGAAGGTGATGGTCGAACCACCGGTGATGATTTTCCCGACTCCGGCCATCACCGAGAGCGTTCCGAGTGTGACCAGGAACGAGGGCACTTTGAGCTTCGTGAAGACGATGCCGTTGAACAGGCCGGCGAGCATCCCGACGCCGATGGCGAGCGGGATGGCCAGCAGGCCCAGACCGAACTGTGAGATCAGGACGACGGTTACGACGCCCGTCAGCAGCACGACCGATTCGACCGAGAGGTCGATACTCTGTTGGAGGATGGGAAAGGTCCCCGCCAGCGCCACTAGCAGCAGCGTAACCGCGTTCTTCGCCACGTTGTCGAGCAGGTTACCCTCGGTGAAGAAGCGCTCCGTCGTAAACGTGAATGTGATCATCAGCCCGAACAGCATGACGAACGGGCCGAGATCCTGTATCCAGTCGTGGAGGGTGCGTTGCTCTCGTTGGGCGGTTATCCATTCGCTCAAATTACTTGTACTCATTGTCAGATCATCTCCTGTATCAGGTCTTCTTCGGTCGGTTTGTTGCCCGGCGAGGCGTCAAAGGGCTCGCCGACGAACTCGCCTTTCGCCATCACAGCGATACGGTTGGACATACCGATGACCTCGGGCAGTTCGTCGCCGATGAAGACGATCGAGACGCCTTGGTCGGTCAGTTCACGGCAGAGACGGTACACCTCCTCTTTGGCACCGACGTCGATGCCCCGAGTCACGTTGTCCATCACGAGCACCGGGGTCTCTTGAGCCAGCCAGCGGGCGATGACGACCTTCTGCTGGTTCCCGCCGCTCAGGCCGTGCACCAGCGCGTTGGGTCCCGGCGTCTTGATCGACAACTCCTCGATGGCGTTGCGGGTCGCCTCCTCCTCGGCGTCTAGATCGAGCAGCGGCATGTTGCCGTTCATGTCCCGAACCATCGCCAGGGAGGTGTTGACCAACACCGAC
This genomic stretch from Halogeometricum sp. S1BR25-6 harbors:
- a CDS encoding SDR family NAD(P)-dependent oxidoreductase; this encodes MSERLQGKTALVTGGSSGNGRAIARRFAEEGARITVADVREDPRMGGEPTHELIESEGGEAQFVHCDVSSVEDLHAAVDATVEAFGSLDVMVNNAGVERQKPLGDVTEEDYEWLMDINLKGVFFGSQAAIGVMRDQDDGGSIINMSSIGGIRGLENSSLYCTSKGGVTNLTRELAVEHGEYDVRVNALNPGFIETAMTMEDGDTAGGILDQTPLGRAGQPEEVADAALFLASDESSFVTGHNLVMDGGFTA
- a CDS encoding ABC transporter permease translates to MLFGLMITFTFTTERFFTEGNLLDNVAKNAVTLLLVALAGTFPILQQSIDLSVESVVLLTGVVTVVLISQFGLGLLAIPLAIGVGMLAGLFNGIVFTKLKVPSFLVTLGTLSVMAGVGKIITGGSTITFRNPAIRTISTGDVLGIPNLVLWGLLIYLVTIVLAFRTKFGRYCFALGENERVVELAGAKVDRYKIYPFVLSGLLCGTAGVLLTLRISSASPNIGSGLLLPSIAAIVMGGTALTGGVGGPHRTILGVLVIAVLNNGMNLLGIDSFVQEIILGLVVVAAVALSIDREKIDVVK